One genomic window of Halovivax cerinus includes the following:
- the eno gene encoding phosphopyruvate hydratase: MTLITDVRLREILDSRGNPTVEADVVTESGGFGRAAAPSGASTGEYEAIERPSGEAIAAARERAVPRLVGDAYAGNQREVDAILRAADGTDNFAEIGANSAVAISMAAAKAGADVLGAPLFQHLGGTFRGNSFPTPLGNVVGGGEHATDATDIQEFLAAPVGAPSVQDAVFANAAVHAAVADVLDERDEPAGKGDEGAWAPSVTDAEAFEIVDDAVGRVEDEVGFEIGFGLDVAASELYDADADEYVYSDRTRSTDEQIAYVADLVSEYDLVYVEDPLDEDDYDAYAELTDRTGDETLICGDDLFVTNVDRLRTGIDGGAANAILIKPNQIGTLSDAFDAIELATEHGYEAVVSHRSGETEDATIAHLAVATDAAFIKTGAVGGERTAKLNELIRIEDDAL, from the coding sequence ATGACGCTGATCACCGACGTCCGGCTGCGCGAGATCCTCGATTCCCGGGGCAACCCAACGGTCGAGGCCGACGTCGTGACCGAGAGCGGCGGCTTTGGCCGCGCTGCGGCTCCGTCGGGGGCCAGCACGGGCGAGTACGAGGCGATCGAGCGACCGTCGGGCGAGGCCATCGCGGCGGCACGCGAGCGGGCCGTCCCCCGGCTCGTCGGTGACGCGTACGCGGGCAACCAGCGCGAGGTCGACGCGATCCTTCGGGCGGCCGACGGGACCGACAACTTCGCGGAGATCGGTGCCAACAGCGCGGTCGCCATCTCGATGGCGGCGGCGAAGGCCGGCGCGGACGTCCTGGGTGCGCCGCTCTTCCAGCACCTGGGTGGGACGTTCCGGGGTAACTCGTTCCCTACGCCGCTCGGGAACGTCGTCGGGGGTGGCGAACACGCTACCGACGCGACGGACATCCAGGAGTTTCTCGCCGCGCCGGTGGGAGCGCCGAGCGTTCAGGACGCGGTGTTCGCGAACGCGGCCGTCCACGCAGCCGTGGCGGACGTGCTGGACGAACGGGACGAGCCAGCGGGCAAGGGTGACGAGGGCGCGTGGGCGCCGTCGGTGACCGACGCCGAGGCGTTCGAGATCGTCGACGACGCGGTCGGCCGCGTCGAGGACGAGGTCGGGTTCGAAATCGGCTTCGGGCTCGACGTTGCCGCGTCGGAACTCTACGACGCCGATGCCGACGAGTACGTCTACAGCGACCGAACCCGCTCGACCGACGAGCAGATCGCCTACGTCGCCGACCTCGTCTCCGAGTACGACCTCGTCTACGTCGAGGACCCGCTCGACGAGGACGATTACGACGCGTACGCCGAACTCACGGATCGAACCGGTGACGAGACGCTGATCTGCGGCGACGATCTCTTCGTGACGAACGTCGATCGTCTGCGTACCGGTATCGATGGGGGTGCGGCCAACGCCATCCTGATCAAGCCGAATCAGATCGGTACCCTCTCGGACGCGTTCGACGCGATCGAACTCGCGACCGAACACGGCTACGAGGCCGTCGTCTCCCACCGTTCGGGTGAGACCGAAGACGCGACCATCGCACACCTCGCCGTCGCGACCGACGCCGCCTTCATCAAGACGGGGGCCGTCGGCGGCGAGCGCACCGCCAAGCTGAACGAACTGATCCGCATCGAAGACGACGCACTATGA
- a CDS encoding DNA-directed RNA polymerase subunit N, which translates to MMVPVRCFTCGTVVAEHWEEFEERAREGDEDPAEVLDDLGVDRFCCRRMLVSHTDLVDVVSPYQ; encoded by the coding sequence ATGATGGTTCCGGTCCGGTGTTTCACGTGCGGCACGGTCGTCGCCGAGCACTGGGAAGAGTTCGAAGAACGCGCCCGCGAGGGTGACGAGGACCCCGCCGAGGTCCTGGACGACCTCGGCGTCGACCGGTTCTGCTGCCGGCGCATGCTCGTCAGCCACACCGACCTCGTGGACGTCGTCTCGCCCTACCAGTAA
- a CDS encoding isopentenyl phosphate kinase, giving the protein MTIVLKLGGSVITEKDRPETLDGRALDETADAIAEALADGTVEDIVLVHGGGSFGHHHANEFGVSTTAGSHAVDAVHAIHGAMTTLNRFVLQRLLDRDVPAVPVAPFSAAYRSGDGALTLPTGQVETLLGEGFVPVLHGDIVAHVGAGVTVVSGDELVVELADRLGADRVGLCSAVPGVLDGNDAVIERIESHEDVASVLGDSDTTDVTGGMSSKVRALLALDGPASIFDLDGLTAFLAGERPGTTVDGERQ; this is encoded by the coding sequence ATGACGATCGTCCTGAAACTCGGCGGGAGCGTGATCACCGAGAAGGACCGCCCCGAGACGCTCGACGGCAGGGCGCTCGACGAAACGGCGGACGCGATCGCCGAGGCGCTCGCAGACGGGACCGTCGAGGACATCGTTCTGGTCCACGGCGGCGGTAGTTTCGGCCATCACCACGCGAACGAGTTTGGCGTGAGCACGACCGCCGGTAGCCACGCGGTCGACGCCGTCCACGCGATCCACGGCGCGATGACGACACTCAATCGGTTCGTCCTCCAGCGGCTGCTCGACCGTGACGTGCCCGCCGTACCGGTCGCCCCGTTTTCTGCCGCCTATCGAAGCGGAGACGGTGCCCTTACCCTCCCGACCGGGCAGGTCGAGACGCTGCTGGGGGAGGGGTTCGTCCCCGTGTTGCACGGCGACATCGTCGCCCACGTCGGTGCGGGCGTGACCGTCGTGAGCGGTGACGAACTCGTCGTCGAACTGGCCGACCGCCTCGGGGCCGATCGGGTCGGTCTCTGCTCTGCGGTGCCGGGCGTCCTCGATGGGAACGATGCGGTGATCGAGCGAATCGAGAGCCACGAGGACGTCGCGTCGGTGCTCGGTGACAGCGATACGACGGACGTGACCGGCGGGATGAGTAGCAAGGTCCGCGCGTTGCTGGCGCTCGACGGACCGGCGTCGATTTTCGATCTGGACGGATTGACCGCGTTTCTCGCGGGCGAGCGCCCAGGGACGACCGTCGACGGCGAGCGTCAGTGA
- the mvk gene encoding mevalonate kinase: MTRSSAPGKVYLFGEHAVVYGEPAVPCAIERRARVGVEPRDDATLRVHSDDLSLDGFTVEYSGSTTGTPDIDVAESLVDAAMGYVDEAIGQVRDVTGDTETGFDVTIESDIPLGAGIGSSAAVVVAAIDAASRALGVELSTDELAERAYRTELAVQDGQASRADTFCSATGGAVRVEGADCRSIAAPDLPFVIGFDGGAGDTGALVAGVRQLREEYDFAAETIESIGDIVRRGERILADGDVEELGELMDFNHGLLSALGVSSRSLDSMVWAAREAGAHGVKLTGAGGGGCIVALDPTPETATALRYLPGCEEVFRAELATDGVKRLE, encoded by the coding sequence ATGACTCGTTCGAGCGCTCCCGGGAAGGTGTATCTCTTCGGGGAGCATGCGGTGGTCTACGGCGAACCGGCCGTTCCCTGCGCGATCGAACGGCGGGCGCGAGTCGGCGTCGAACCGCGAGACGACGCGACGCTGCGCGTTCACTCCGACGACCTCAGTCTGGACGGGTTCACCGTGGAGTACTCCGGTTCGACGACGGGAACTCCGGATATCGACGTGGCAGAGTCGCTGGTCGACGCGGCGATGGGCTACGTCGACGAAGCGATCGGGCAGGTGCGCGACGTGACCGGCGATACCGAGACCGGTTTCGACGTGACTATCGAGAGCGACATTCCGCTGGGGGCGGGCATCGGTTCGTCCGCTGCCGTGGTCGTGGCGGCGATCGACGCGGCGAGCCGAGCCCTCGGCGTCGAACTATCGACTGACGAACTCGCCGAACGGGCCTACCGGACCGAACTCGCCGTCCAGGACGGGCAGGCCTCGCGTGCCGATACGTTCTGTTCTGCGACGGGTGGCGCCGTTCGCGTCGAGGGAGCAGACTGTCGGTCGATCGCGGCGCCCGACCTGCCGTTCGTGATCGGGTTCGACGGCGGTGCGGGGGACACTGGCGCGTTAGTCGCCGGCGTCCGCCAGCTTCGCGAGGAGTACGACTTCGCCGCCGAGACGATCGAGTCGATCGGCGATATCGTCAGACGGGGTGAACGGATTCTCGCCGACGGAGACGTCGAGGAACTCGGTGAACTGATGGACTTCAATCACGGATTGCTCTCGGCGCTCGGTGTCTCCTCGCGATCGCTCGATTCGATGGTCTGGGCCGCTCGCGAAGCCGGCGCCCACGGGGTGAAACTGACCGGCGCGGGCGGCGGCGGCTGTATCGTCGCGCTGGATCCGACGCCGGAGACGGCGACGGCGTTGCGGTACCTGCCCGGCTGTGAGGAGGTGTTTCGTGCGGAACTTGCGACCGACGGGGTGAAACGACTCGAATGA
- a CDS encoding ribonuclease J, which yields MEIEIATIGGYEEVGRQMTAVRAGNDVVIFDMGLNLSQVLIHDNVETERMHSLDLIDMGAIPDDRVMSDLEGDVQAIVPTHGHLDHIGAISKLAHRYNAPVVATPFTIELVKQQIESEQKFGVENDLIKMDPGETMSIGDSGQVDLEFVNVTHSIIDAINPVLHTPEGAIVYGLDKRMDHTPVIGDPIDMERFREIGREGQGVLCYIEDCTNANKQGRTPSESVARRHLKDVIYSLEDYDGGIVATTFSSHISRVTSLVEFANDIGRQPVLLGRSMEKYSGTAERLDFVDFPDDLGMFGHRKSVDRTFKRIMNEGKENFLPVVTGHQGEPRAMLTRMARGETPYELDEGDKVVFSARVIPEPTNEGQRYQAEKLLGMQGARIYSDIHVSGHLNQEGHYEMLQALQPQHIIPAHQDMKGFSGYVGLAQSEGYKLGRDLHVTSNGNLIQLVE from the coding sequence ATGGAAATCGAAATTGCAACGATAGGCGGCTACGAGGAAGTTGGACGGCAGATGACTGCCGTCCGCGCGGGCAACGACGTCGTCATCTTCGACATGGGACTGAACCTCTCGCAGGTTCTGATCCACGACAACGTCGAGACCGAACGGATGCACAGTCTCGATCTGATCGACATGGGCGCGATTCCGGACGACCGGGTTATGTCCGACCTCGAGGGCGACGTGCAGGCGATCGTCCCGACGCACGGTCACTTAGACCACATCGGCGCCATCTCGAAACTCGCCCACCGGTACAACGCGCCGGTCGTCGCGACGCCGTTTACGATCGAGCTGGTCAAACAGCAGATCGAGAGCGAACAGAAGTTCGGCGTCGAGAACGATCTGATCAAGATGGATCCCGGCGAGACGATGTCGATCGGCGACAGCGGCCAGGTCGACCTCGAGTTCGTCAACGTCACTCACTCGATCATCGACGCCATCAACCCGGTCCTCCACACGCCCGAGGGCGCCATCGTCTACGGGCTGGACAAACGCATGGATCACACGCCGGTCATCGGCGACCCGATCGACATGGAACGCTTCCGCGAGATCGGTCGAGAGGGCCAGGGTGTCCTGTGTTACATCGAGGACTGTACGAACGCGAACAAGCAGGGTCGCACGCCGAGTGAATCCGTCGCGAGACGCCACCTGAAGGACGTCATCTACAGTCTGGAGGACTACGACGGCGGCATCGTCGCGACGACGTTCTCGAGTCACATCTCCCGGGTCACCTCGCTCGTGGAGTTCGCCAACGATATCGGCCGCCAGCCGGTCTTGCTGGGTCGGTCGATGGAGAAGTACTCTGGGACCGCGGAACGACTCGACTTCGTCGACTTCCCCGACGATCTGGGTATGTTCGGTCACCGCAAGTCGGTCGACCGAACGTTCAAACGCATCATGAACGAAGGCAAAGAGAACTTCCTGCCCGTCGTCACTGGCCACCAGGGAGAACCGCGCGCGATGCTCACCCGGATGGCCCGCGGCGAGACGCCGTACGAACTGGACGAGGGCGACAAGGTCGTCTTCTCTGCGCGCGTCATCCCGGAACCCACCAACGAGGGCCAGCGCTACCAGGCCGAGAAGCTCCTTGGCATGCAGGGCGCACGCATCTACTCCGACATCCACGTCTCCGGCCACCTCAACCAGGAGGGTCACTACGAGATGCTACAGGCGCTGCAACCCCAGCACATCATCCCGGCCCATCAGGACATGAAGGGCTTCTCTGGGTACGTCGGCCTCGCACAGAGCGAGGGGTACAAACTCGGTCGTGATCTGCACGTCACGTCGAACGGCAACCTGATCCAGCTGGTCGAGTGA
- the idsA3 gene encoding geranylfarnesyl diphosphate synthase, which produces MTTPEAREQAVLEAVRKRRELVNDAIPEELPIRRPERLYEASRYLLDAGGKRLRPSVLLVTAEALTDVDPLTESYRSFEPLDDSSPIDILAAAISVEVIQSFTLIHDDIMDDDDLRRGVPAVHREYDVETAILAGDTLYSKAFEIMLDTGAETDRMVRALDVLANTCTQICEGQSLDVQFEERDRVTTDEYLEMVEQKTAVLYAASAALPAVLLGADDETVDALYGYGLDIGRGFQIHDDVLDLTVPSETLGKQRGSDLVENKQTLITVHAREQGVSVDSLVDTDDVDAVTEAEIDSAVAELEAAGSIEYARAKAHELVSQGKGRLDVLPENEARTLLETLAEYLVERGY; this is translated from the coding sequence ATGACGACCCCCGAGGCACGCGAACAGGCGGTGCTCGAAGCGGTCCGGAAGCGGCGCGAACTCGTCAACGACGCGATCCCGGAGGAGTTACCGATCCGTCGTCCGGAGCGCCTCTACGAGGCCTCGCGGTACCTGCTCGACGCGGGTGGCAAGCGCCTCCGGCCGTCGGTGTTACTCGTCACGGCGGAGGCTCTCACCGACGTCGATCCGCTCACGGAGTCGTATCGGTCGTTCGAACCGCTCGACGATTCGTCGCCGATCGACATCCTGGCGGCAGCGATCAGCGTCGAAGTGATCCAGTCGTTCACCCTGATCCACGACGACATCATGGACGACGACGACCTTCGACGTGGCGTCCCGGCCGTCCATCGCGAGTACGACGTAGAGACGGCGATTCTCGCCGGCGACACGCTGTACTCGAAGGCGTTCGAGATCATGCTCGATACGGGCGCCGAGACGGACCGGATGGTCCGCGCGCTCGACGTCCTCGCGAACACCTGTACGCAGATCTGCGAGGGCCAGTCGCTCGACGTCCAGTTCGAGGAACGCGACCGGGTCACGACCGACGAGTACCTGGAAATGGTCGAACAGAAGACGGCGGTCCTCTACGCAGCGTCGGCTGCCCTGCCCGCGGTCCTCCTCGGTGCCGACGACGAGACCGTCGACGCGCTCTATGGCTACGGGCTCGACATCGGACGCGGGTTCCAGATCCACGACGACGTCCTCGATCTCACCGTCCCGAGCGAGACGCTCGGCAAACAACGCGGCAGCGACCTCGTCGAGAACAAACAGACCCTGATCACCGTCCACGCCCGCGAGCAGGGTGTGTCGGTCGACTCCCTCGTCGACACGGACGACGTCGACGCCGTCACAGAAGCGGAGATCGACAGTGCCGTCGCCGAACTCGAAGCGGCAGGCAGCATCGAGTACGCCCGGGCGAAAGCCCACGAACTCGTCTCGCAGGGCAAAGGTCGCCTCGACGTCCTTCCCGAGAACGAGGCCCGGACACTGCTCGAAACCCTCGCCGAGTATCTCGTCGAGCGCGGCTACTGA
- a CDS encoding 30S ribosomal protein S11 has product MSQDDDKWGIAHVHASFNNTIMTVTDLTGAETIAKSSGGTAVKQNRDEASPYAAMQMAEGVAEEVKAAGITGLHVRVRGPGGNLQKSPGPGAQATIRALARSGIEIGRIEDVTPIPHDGSRAPKGKGGF; this is encoded by the coding sequence ATGAGTCAGGACGACGACAAGTGGGGTATCGCCCACGTGCACGCATCGTTCAACAACACCATCATGACCGTGACGGACCTCACCGGTGCGGAGACGATCGCGAAGTCCTCCGGCGGGACAGCGGTCAAACAGAACCGCGACGAAGCCTCGCCCTACGCGGCCATGCAGATGGCCGAGGGTGTCGCCGAAGAGGTCAAGGCAGCAGGTATCACCGGTCTCCACGTCCGCGTCCGCGGACCTGGCGGCAACCTCCAGAAGTCACCTGGTCCCGGTGCGCAGGCGACGATCCGGGCACTCGCACGCTCGGGTATCGAGATCGGACGCATCGAGGACGTCACGCCGATCCCACACGACGGATCGCGCGCACCGAAGGGCAAGGGCGGATTCTAG
- the rpsB gene encoding 30S ribosomal protein S2 produces the protein MTENDTPQEGLDAAEDEIDEEPAEGAGPAAESEEVDEAATAETAEAPAEAEPADEELDESGPSLDDDVMSDEDADLLIPVEDYLGAGVHIGTQQKTEDMERFIHRVRTDGLYVLDVSMTDRRIRTAADFLENYAPEQILVTSSRQYGRFPAEKFAEAVGARARTGRFIPGTLTNPKYDGYIEPDVLVVTDPIGDAQAVKEAITVGIPVIAMCDSNNQTGNVDLVVPTNNKGRKALSVVYWLLANEVLDRRGAEPSYALEDFESLV, from the coding sequence ATGACAGAGAACGATACACCACAGGAGGGTCTCGACGCCGCCGAGGATGAGATCGACGAGGAGCCGGCCGAAGGGGCCGGCCCCGCCGCCGAATCCGAGGAGGTCGACGAGGCCGCAACAGCAGAGACCGCCGAGGCGCCCGCCGAGGCCGAACCAGCCGACGAGGAACTCGACGAGTCGGGTCCGTCGCTCGACGACGACGTCATGAGCGACGAGGACGCAGACCTCCTCATCCCCGTCGAGGACTACCTGGGTGCCGGTGTCCACATCGGGACCCAGCAGAAGACCGAGGACATGGAGCGGTTTATCCACCGCGTCCGGACCGACGGACTCTACGTCCTCGACGTCTCGATGACCGACCGTCGCATCCGGACGGCTGCGGACTTCCTCGAGAACTACGCGCCGGAGCAGATCCTGGTGACCTCGTCCCGTCAGTACGGCCGCTTCCCGGCCGAGAAGTTCGCCGAAGCCGTCGGCGCCCGCGCCCGAACGGGCCGTTTCATCCCCGGCACGCTCACCAACCCGAAGTACGACGGCTACATCGAACCGGACGTGCTGGTCGTCACGGACCCGATCGGCGACGCCCAGGCCGTCAAGGAGGCGATCACGGTCGGCATCCCGGTCATCGCGATGTGCGACTCGAACAACCAGACCGGTAACGTCGACCTCGTCGTTCCGACCAACAACAAGGGTCGAAAGGCCCTCTCGGTCGTCTACTGGCTGCTGGCAAACGAGGTTCTGGATCGCCGCGGCGCGGAACCGTCCTACGCGCTCGAAGACTTCGAGAGCCTGGTGTAA
- a CDS encoding 30S ribosomal protein S9 has protein sequence MVTNTSGKKKTAVARATVTDGEGRVRINAQPVELVEPQMSRLKMLEPFRIAGDELRDGIDITVRVEGGGISGQADAVRTAIARGIVQHTNDAELRDAFMSFDRSLLVNDVRQSESKKWGGPGARARYQKSYR, from the coding sequence ATGGTAACGAACACGAGCGGAAAGAAGAAGACGGCCGTGGCGCGGGCCACCGTCACCGACGGCGAGGGCCGCGTCCGGATCAACGCACAGCCGGTCGAACTGGTCGAGCCGCAGATGTCGCGACTCAAGATGCTCGAGCCGTTCCGCATCGCGGGCGACGAGCTGCGAGACGGGATCGACATCACCGTCCGCGTCGAGGGCGGCGGTATCAGCGGACAGGCCGACGCCGTCCGCACCGCGATCGCACGCGGTATCGTCCAGCACACGAACGACGCCGAACTGCGCGACGCGTTCATGTCGTTCGATCGCTCGCTGCTGGTGAACGACGTTCGCCAGTCCGAATCGAAGAAGTGGGGCGGCCCCGGCGCACGGGCTCGCTACCAGAAATCCTACCGCTAA
- a CDS encoding DNA-directed RNA polymerase subunit D, protein MAADYDVEFVERADREARILVRGITPAFANGIRRAMIADVPTLAIDTVRFIENSSVMFDEQLGLRLGLVPLTTPRHDEFGEEDVVTLSIDVEGPGTAYSGDLVSAEPDLVKPADENVPIIHLKDGQRLEAEADAVYDRGKDHAKHQGGVAVGYRHLQHVTVEGDLPEFEDEERRIVRGVIEDDGDLIPTSEFGHDLTERYPGKEVSVEDVPNAFVFHVETDGSFSVEELVTRAIDSIDDRAAELEAAVQL, encoded by the coding sequence ATGGCAGCCGACTACGACGTCGAGTTCGTCGAACGCGCCGATCGGGAGGCCAGAATCCTCGTCCGCGGGATCACCCCCGCGTTCGCCAACGGCATCCGCCGGGCGATGATCGCCGACGTCCCAACGCTGGCGATCGACACCGTCCGGTTTATCGAGAACTCCTCGGTCATGTTCGACGAGCAACTGGGACTGCGACTCGGCCTCGTCCCGCTGACGACGCCGCGACACGACGAGTTCGGTGAGGAGGACGTCGTAACGCTCTCGATCGACGTCGAAGGTCCCGGAACCGCCTACTCCGGCGACCTCGTCTCTGCCGAACCGGACCTGGTGAAACCTGCCGACGAGAACGTCCCGATTATACACCTGAAGGACGGCCAGCGCCTCGAAGCGGAAGCCGACGCGGTCTACGACCGTGGAAAGGATCACGCGAAGCACCAGGGCGGCGTCGCCGTGGGCTATCGCCACCTTCAGCACGTTACAGTGGAGGGAGACCTCCCGGAGTTCGAGGACGAGGAGCGACGGATCGTCCGCGGCGTCATCGAGGACGACGGCGACCTGATCCCGACGAGCGAGTTCGGTCACGACCTGACCGAGCGCTATCCGGGTAAGGAGGTTTCCGTCGAAGACGTTCCGAACGCCTTCGTCTTCCACGTCGAGACCGACGGTTCGTTCTCCGTCGAGGAGCTGGTGACGCGGGCCATCGATTCGATCGACGACCGCGCAGCAGAACTGGAAGCAGCCGTACAGCTATAA
- a CDS encoding 50S ribosomal protein L18e: MSTKTNPRLTDLIAELKSTSRSRDADVWRDIADRLEKPRSNHAEVNLGRIERYAREDETVIVPGKVLGSGRLRKNVTVAAVDASSSAATKIDQVGEYVPIEQLLEDNPDGSDLRVIA, translated from the coding sequence ATGAGTACGAAGACCAACCCGAGGCTCACAGACCTCATCGCCGAGTTGAAGTCTACGTCCCGCTCCCGGGACGCGGACGTCTGGCGCGACATCGCCGATCGCCTCGAGAAGCCCAGGTCGAACCACGCAGAGGTAAACCTGGGACGCATCGAGCGATACGCACGCGAAGACGAGACCGTCATCGTCCCCGGCAAGGTGCTGGGGAGCGGTCGTCTGCGCAAGAACGTCACCGTCGCCGCCGTCGACGCGTCGTCGTCGGCCGCGACGAAGATCGACCAGGTCGGCGAGTACGTACCGATCGAACAGCTGTTAGAAGACAACCCCGACGGATCCGACCTCCGGGTGATCGCATGA
- a CDS encoding 50S ribosomal protein L13, producing the protein MSVAEFDADVVVDARDCILGRVASQVAQRALDGERVAIVNAEDAVITGDTEDVFETYRTRAQLGSDRGPNYPKRPDTIFKRSVRGMLPYKKPRGREAFSNVRVYVGNPYEGDDDREATVLEDTSLDRLSNIRFVHLGEVADQLGANVTW; encoded by the coding sequence ATGAGCGTCGCCGAATTCGACGCCGACGTCGTCGTCGACGCCCGCGATTGCATCCTGGGTCGCGTCGCCAGCCAGGTCGCCCAGCGCGCACTGGACGGCGAACGCGTCGCGATCGTCAACGCAGAGGATGCCGTCATCACGGGCGACACGGAGGACGTGTTCGAGACCTACCGAACCAGAGCACAGCTCGGGTCCGACCGCGGCCCCAACTACCCGAAACGACCGGACACGATCTTCAAGCGCTCCGTCCGCGGCATGCTTCCGTACAAGAAGCCGCGCGGACGCGAGGCGTTCTCGAACGTTCGCGTCTACGTCGGCAACCCGTACGAGGGAGACGACGACCGCGAGGCGACGGTCCTCGAGGATACGTCGCTGGATCGCCTGTCGAACATTCGCTTCGTCCACCTGGGCGAGGTCGCAGATCAACTGGGTGCCAACGTCACATGGTAA
- a CDS encoding DNA-directed RNA polymerase subunit K has product MQQERYNRYEKARILGARALQVSYGAPVLIETDQTEPILIAAEEYDEGVLPFTVNRSQAST; this is encoded by the coding sequence ATGCAACAGGAACGATACAACCGGTACGAGAAGGCCCGGATCCTCGGCGCCCGCGCGCTGCAGGTGTCCTACGGCGCACCCGTACTGATCGAGACCGACCAGACGGAGCCGATCCTCATCGCCGCGGAGGAGTACGACGAGGGCGTGCTTCCGTTCACGGTCAATCGAAGCCAGGCATCGACATGA
- a CDS encoding 30S ribosomal protein S4 encodes MALGTDTKHYETPNHPYQGERIASEHSLLDRYGLSNKEELWRAQSELRSYRREARELLGQAQGDEVVQRRSEEFLGRLKRVGVLDEAEGLGDVLGLEIEDVLERRLQTVVYRKGLANTPQQARQFITHGHVTIGDRRHRVPSYVVDVDEEDDVAFDGTSPLADELHPERAEGQ; translated from the coding sequence ATGGCGCTCGGAACCGACACCAAACACTACGAGACGCCGAACCACCCCTACCAGGGCGAGCGTATCGCGAGCGAACACTCGCTACTCGACCGCTACGGCCTGTCGAACAAGGAAGAACTCTGGCGAGCGCAGTCCGAACTTCGATCCTACCGACGCGAAGCTCGGGAGCTGCTGGGACAGGCCCAGGGCGACGAGGTCGTACAGCGGCGATCCGAGGAGTTCCTCGGTCGCCTGAAGCGCGTCGGCGTCCTCGACGAGGCCGAAGGACTCGGCGACGTTCTGGGACTGGAGATCGAAGACGTTCTCGAACGCCGCCTCCAGACGGTCGTCTACCGCAAAGGGCTGGCCAACACCCCCCAGCAGGCTCGTCAGTTCATCACGCACGGCCACGTCACGATCGGCGATCGTCGCCACCGCGTCCCCTCCTACGTCGTCGACGTCGACGAGGAAGACGACGTGGCGTTCGACGGGACCAGTCCGCTGGCCGACGAACTGCACCCGGAACGCGCGGAGGGCCAATAA